A genomic region of Larus michahellis chromosome 21, bLarMic1.1, whole genome shotgun sequence contains the following coding sequences:
- the MLN gene encoding promotilin — protein MVSKKVVASLLLVYVVSMLAEQTEGFVPFFTQSDFRKMQEKERNKGGQKKSLTSLQQLEEEGFSEQSGGDVSKVKTIQLAVPVRAGMWLTPRQLEKYQDVLEKLLAEMLQDTPDAD, from the exons ATGGTTTCAAAGAAGGTGGTGGCCAGTTTGCTCTTGGTGTACGTGGTGTCTATGCTGGCTGAGCAGACCGAAGGCTTCGTGCCCTTTTTCACCCAGAGCGACTTCAGGAAAATGCAG gaaaaggagaggaacaaAGGAGGGCAGAAGAAATCCCTGACCtcgctgcagcagctggaagaggaagGCTTCTCTGAGCAATCCGGTGGAGATGTCAGCAAGGTCAAGACCATCCAG CTAGCTGTTCCTGTCAGAGCTGGGATGTGGCTCACCCCAAGGCAGCtggaaaaataccaagatgtccTGGAGAAACTGCTAGCAGAGATGTTACAGGACACCCCAGACG ctgaCTGA